One Ignavibacterium album JCM 16511 genomic region harbors:
- the metK gene encoding methionine adenosyltransferase → MSFYFTSESVSEGHPDKVCDAISDGVLDAIIKLDPNARVACETFVTTGLVLVGGEITTSAYVEIPEVVRATIKKIGYTSADYKFDAESCSVLNAIHSQSPDIAMGVDKGGAGDQGLMFGYACDQTPELMPMPIMFAHKLVKRLAEIRKSFDGFMPYLRPDAKSQVTIEYDNEWKPIRVDTIVVSTQHDPDVTQERIKQDVIEEVVKKVIPAEMLDGKTKYFVNPTGRFEIGGPHGDSGLTGRKIIVDTYGGWAPHGGGAFSGKDPSKVDRSATYAARHIAKNVVAAGLAKECLVQVAYAIGVAEPVSIFVNTKGTGVIPDTEIANMISKEVDLTPKGIIERLKLRRPIYQKTSSYGHFGRTEEEFTWEKLDLVDVFKKYA, encoded by the coding sequence ATGTCATTTTACTTCACTTCCGAGTCAGTATCTGAAGGGCATCCTGATAAAGTTTGTGATGCAATTTCCGATGGAGTTCTTGATGCTATAATCAAACTAGATCCAAATGCAAGAGTTGCGTGTGAAACTTTTGTTACAACCGGACTTGTCCTGGTCGGTGGAGAGATAACAACTTCAGCTTATGTAGAAATTCCCGAAGTTGTTCGTGCAACAATTAAAAAAATTGGTTATACAAGCGCTGATTATAAATTTGATGCTGAATCCTGTTCCGTGCTTAATGCAATTCATTCTCAATCTCCTGACATTGCAATGGGTGTTGATAAAGGCGGAGCTGGAGATCAGGGTTTAATGTTCGGATACGCTTGCGATCAAACGCCGGAACTTATGCCTATGCCGATTATGTTCGCTCATAAGTTAGTTAAAAGATTAGCAGAGATAAGAAAAAGTTTTGATGGCTTTATGCCTTACCTGAGACCAGATGCAAAATCTCAGGTTACAATTGAGTATGACAATGAATGGAAACCAATCAGAGTGGATACAATTGTTGTTTCAACTCAGCACGACCCGGATGTAACTCAGGAAAGAATTAAACAGGATGTGATTGAAGAAGTAGTAAAAAAAGTTATTCCTGCTGAAATGCTCGATGGCAAAACTAAATACTTTGTCAATCCAACCGGAAGATTTGAAATCGGTGGACCTCACGGTGATAGTGGTTTAACCGGAAGGAAAATAATAGTTGATACATACGGTGGTTGGGCACCACACGGTGGTGGAGCTTTTTCTGGTAAAGATCCTTCAAAGGTTGATCGCTCCGCAACTTATGCAGCAAGACATATTGCCAAAAATGTTGTAGCTGCCGGTTTGGCAAAAGAATGTTTGGTCCAGGTTGCTTATGCCATAGGTGTTGCTGAACCGGTTTCAATTTTTGTAAACACAAAAGGCACTGGCGTTATTCCCGATACGGAAATTGCAAATATGATTTCTAAAGAAGTTGATCTCACTCCTAAAGGAATAATTGAACGTCTGAAATTAAGAAGACCAATTTATCAAAAGACCTCTTCATATGGTCATTTTGGAAGGACAGAAGAAGAATTCACCTGGGAAAAACTTGACCTTGTAGATGTCTTTAAAAAATACGCCTAA
- a CDS encoding phytoene desaturase family protein, whose amino-acid sequence MKNQNSKTAIIIGSGLGGLSTALRLSHLGYDVTVIEKHSNPGGRLNQLKIDGFTFDVGPSFMSMTYELDELFNSVGIKNPIELEELDPLYQVYFENDSRPYKIWKTLSKLEEEFKDIEPNLAAKVEKYLSKAGEFFHDTEDKVVKSNYENVVDYILKLTRVPLKHLPYLFRKMWTEVERNFESEQVRVIFSLVAFFLGSTPFQTPAIYSLLNYTEMKHDGYWKVKGGMYRIVEELMKILKERGVKFIFNTEIVGIANSNGKLNSLIDRNGKIWEADIFISNSDAAAFRGMILGRKKFSEEKLDKMDWTLAPFTIYLGVKGKIDSLMHHNYFLGSNFRGYANKIFTSSIIPQKPYYYVNVSSKSNSECAPVGCENIFILCPVPDRRYKNNWDDKEEIADNIIKDLSRRTNFDIESNTLVKEIYSPVDWEKMFNLYKGSGLGLAHGINQVGAFRPKNKDEIFPNLYYVGASTTPGTGLPMVIISSKLVTERIKADYGIIQ is encoded by the coding sequence ATGAAAAATCAAAACTCTAAAACAGCTATTATAATTGGCTCTGGTTTGGGAGGACTTTCAACAGCTCTCCGTCTCTCACATCTTGGTTATGATGTTACCGTTATCGAAAAACATTCCAATCCGGGCGGAAGACTAAATCAATTGAAGATTGATGGATTCACTTTTGATGTCGGTCCTTCGTTTATGAGTATGACATACGAACTCGATGAACTTTTTAATTCAGTTGGGATTAAAAATCCAATTGAGCTTGAAGAACTCGATCCACTTTATCAGGTATATTTTGAAAATGATTCAAGACCTTATAAAATTTGGAAAACTCTCTCGAAGCTCGAAGAAGAATTCAAAGATATTGAACCAAATCTTGCTGCTAAAGTTGAAAAATATCTTTCAAAAGCTGGAGAATTTTTCCACGACACCGAAGACAAAGTTGTTAAATCAAACTATGAAAATGTAGTTGATTATATTCTGAAACTTACACGAGTTCCATTAAAACATCTTCCATATCTTTTCAGAAAGATGTGGACAGAAGTTGAAAGAAATTTTGAGTCAGAGCAAGTGCGTGTTATTTTTTCACTTGTCGCTTTCTTCCTAGGTTCAACACCTTTCCAGACCCCGGCAATTTACTCGCTTCTTAACTACACAGAGATGAAACACGATGGTTATTGGAAAGTTAAAGGCGGAATGTACAGAATAGTTGAGGAGCTGATGAAAATTCTGAAAGAGCGTGGTGTTAAATTTATTTTTAATACTGAAATTGTTGGTATAGCAAATTCAAACGGCAAGCTTAATTCTTTAATTGACCGAAACGGAAAAATCTGGGAAGCAGATATATTTATTTCAAATTCAGATGCTGCTGCTTTCAGAGGAATGATTTTGGGAAGAAAGAAATTTTCCGAAGAGAAACTTGATAAGATGGATTGGACTTTAGCTCCATTCACAATTTATCTGGGCGTCAAAGGTAAAATTGATTCTCTGATGCATCACAACTATTTTCTGGGAAGTAACTTCAGAGGATATGCTAATAAAATTTTTACTTCATCAATAATACCTCAGAAACCATATTACTATGTAAATGTCTCTTCCAAATCAAATTCTGAATGTGCTCCTGTTGGTTGCGAGAATATTTTTATTCTCTGTCCGGTTCCGGATAGAAGATATAAAAACAATTGGGATGACAAAGAAGAAATTGCTGATAATATAATTAAAGATTTATCCCGAAGAACTAATTTCGATATTGAATCAAACACGCTTGTTAAGGAAATTTATTCTCCGGTTGACTGGGAAAAAATGTTTAATCTCTATAAAGGTTCCGGGTTAGGATTAGCTCACGGTATTAATCAGGTTGGTGCATTCAGACCGAAAAATAAAGATGAAATTTTTCCAAATTTATATTATGTGGGCGCATCAACAACTCCAGGAACAGGACTTCCGATGGTTATCATCAGTTCAAAACTTGTCACAGAAAGAATAAAGGCAGACTATGGAATTATACAATAA
- the ahcY gene encoding adenosylhomocysteinase, with protein sequence MSTATELKIDLSLPYKVKDISLAEWGRKEIKLAEAEMPGLMALREKYRDSKPLKGARIAGCLHMTIQTAVLIETLIELGAEVRWSSCNIFSTQDHAAAAIAAAGIPVFAWKGMTEEEFNWCIEQTLFFGDESRPLNMILDDGGDLTNMVLDNYPELVKGIKGISEETTTGVHRLYDRMRNGTLPIPAINVNDSVTKSKFDNKYGCRESLVDAIRRATDLMLAGKVAVVAGFGDVGKGSAESLRGAHCRVIVTEIDPICALQAAMEGYEVKKMIDAVKEADIIVTATGNKNVITEKHFRLMKDKAVVCNIGHFDIEIDMAWLNKNYGHTRDTIKPQVDKYTIDGKDIIVLSEGRLVNLGNATGHPSFVMSNSFTNQTLAQIELWNHPERYENKVYTLPKHLDEMVARLHLAKIGAELDELTPEQAEYIGVPVEGPYKPDYYRY encoded by the coding sequence ATGAGTACTGCAACCGAATTAAAAATTGACCTTTCACTTCCCTATAAAGTAAAAGATATTTCATTAGCGGAATGGGGAAGAAAAGAGATTAAATTAGCTGAAGCTGAAATGCCAGGTTTAATGGCGTTAAGAGAAAAATACCGCGATTCAAAACCACTTAAAGGAGCAAGAATTGCCGGCTGTCTTCATATGACTATTCAAACAGCGGTTTTGATTGAAACACTGATTGAATTAGGCGCCGAAGTCCGTTGGTCATCCTGTAATATTTTTTCAACACAGGATCACGCTGCTGCTGCAATTGCTGCTGCAGGAATTCCGGTATTTGCCTGGAAAGGTATGACCGAAGAAGAATTCAACTGGTGCATCGAGCAGACTTTATTCTTTGGCGATGAAAGTCGCCCTCTTAATATGATTCTTGATGATGGTGGTGATTTAACAAATATGGTTCTTGATAATTATCCGGAACTAGTAAAAGGAATAAAAGGAATTTCTGAAGAAACGACTACAGGGGTTCACAGATTGTATGACAGAATGAGAAACGGTACTCTTCCGATTCCTGCTATCAATGTTAATGACTCTGTAACAAAATCTAAATTTGATAATAAGTACGGATGTCGGGAATCTCTCGTTGATGCAATCCGAAGAGCAACTGATTTAATGCTTGCTGGAAAAGTTGCAGTTGTAGCCGGTTTTGGTGATGTTGGTAAAGGTTCCGCCGAGTCATTGCGCGGAGCTCATTGCAGAGTTATTGTTACTGAAATTGATCCAATCTGTGCACTTCAGGCAGCAATGGAAGGATATGAAGTTAAAAAGATGATTGATGCAGTTAAAGAAGCTGATATCATTGTTACCGCTACAGGTAATAAAAATGTTATCACCGAAAAGCACTTCAGATTGATGAAGGATAAAGCTGTCGTTTGCAACATTGGTCATTTTGATATTGAAATTGATATGGCTTGGTTGAATAAAAATTATGGTCATACCCGCGATACAATCAAACCTCAGGTTGATAAATACACAATTGATGGTAAAGATATAATTGTTCTTTCAGAAGGAAGATTAGTTAATCTTGGTAATGCAACAGGACATCCTTCATTTGTAATGTCAAACTCATTTACAAATCAGACACTCGCTCAGATTGAATTATGGAATCATCCTGAAAGGTATGAAAACAAAGTTTATACTTTACCAAAACATCTTGATGAAATGGTTGCGAGACTTCATCTCGCAAAAATTGGTGCTGAATTGGATGAATTGACTCCTGAACAAGCTGAGTATATTGGGGTTCCCGTTGAGGGTCCTTACAAGCCTGATTATTACAGATATTAA
- a CDS encoding DNA alkylation repair protein, protein MSLSELRKELTNEKNPEQAKILQRFFKTGEGEYGEGDIFYGIKVPVTRTIAKRFVKLTFNELKILLASEVHEERLAAGLILVEKFNKANEKEREKIYRFYLTNRKGINNWDLVDLTAPKVIGTYLMNRDKKILFDLAQSKNLWDRRIAIISTLAFIRKNQFDETLNISRLLLKDKHDLIHKAVGWMLREIGKINGDVETEFLLKHYKEMPRTMLRYAIEKFPERKRKQFLEGTI, encoded by the coding sequence ATGAGTCTTAGTGAATTAAGAAAAGAATTAACGAATGAGAAGAACCCTGAACAAGCTAAAATTCTCCAAAGATTCTTCAAAACCGGAGAGGGGGAGTATGGCGAAGGTGACATTTTTTATGGAATCAAAGTTCCGGTAACAAGAACAATTGCGAAAAGATTTGTTAAACTAACATTTAATGAACTGAAAATTCTCTTAGCATCAGAAGTGCACGAAGAAAGGTTAGCCGCAGGATTAATACTGGTTGAAAAATTTAATAAGGCAAATGAAAAGGAAAGAGAAAAAATTTATAGGTTTTATCTTACTAACCGAAAGGGAATTAACAATTGGGATTTAGTTGATCTAACAGCGCCTAAAGTCATCGGAACTTATTTGATGAACAGAGATAAAAAAATTCTTTTTGATTTAGCACAATCAAAAAATCTTTGGGACAGAAGAATTGCCATCATATCAACATTAGCATTTATAAGAAAAAATCAGTTTGATGAAACTCTTAACATTTCACGGTTGTTATTAAAAGATAAACACGATCTTATCCATAAAGCGGTTGGTTGGATGTTAAGAGAAATCGGTAAAATAAATGGTGATGTCGAAACAGAATTTTTACTAAAACATTATAAAGAAATGCCACGAACAATGCTTAGATATGCTATTGAAAAATTTCCTGAAAGAAAACGGAAACAATTTCTTGAGGGAACAATATGA
- a CDS encoding DUF2905 domain-containing protein — MSNSQKIIILVGVFIILIGLLWPYISKIPLFRLPGDIVVDKPNFKLFIPITSMILISVILTLLFWLIRKFFN, encoded by the coding sequence ATGAGTAACTCTCAGAAAATTATTATTCTGGTTGGTGTGTTTATAATTCTTATCGGACTTCTCTGGCCATACATTTCTAAAATTCCTCTGTTCAGGTTGCCGGGTGATATTGTTGTTGATAAACCAAACTTCAAACTTTTCATTCCAATTACAAGTATGATTCTGATTAGTGTAATTCTGACATTGTTGTTCTGGTTAATCAGAAAATTTTTTAATTGA
- a CDS encoding TIGR01777 family oxidoreductase: MKKIIITGATGLIGKKLSEELYKSGYQIIVFSRDSKRAKDVLKKDYEYVDWDHRNSSKWADKISDSDVIIHLAGINLFAKRWNDEFKKEIITSRKETTKTLSDVIKSSLNKPKLFISASGVGYYGDGGDEILTEDSPAGNDFLAEVCKVWESEASEVESVGVRRVSIRTGIVLSTEDGALKRMLLPFKLFVGGPIGNGKQWFPWIHIDDIVGIYKFAIENENLSGAVNAASPNICTMKEFAKTLGKVLNRPSLFSVPKFALKFAIGEAGDVVLMGQRVSVDKLLSSGYKFKFENLEVALMDLLKKKRA, encoded by the coding sequence ATGAAGAAAATAATCATTACCGGTGCAACCGGTTTAATTGGTAAAAAATTATCTGAGGAACTTTACAAATCTGGTTATCAAATAATAGTTTTTTCAAGGGATTCGAAACGAGCCAAGGACGTTCTTAAAAAGGATTACGAGTATGTCGATTGGGATCATCGTAATTCCTCAAAATGGGCTGATAAAATTTCTGATTCAGATGTCATTATTCATCTTGCAGGAATAAATCTTTTTGCAAAAAGATGGAATGACGAATTCAAAAAAGAAATTATCACTTCAAGAAAAGAAACAACTAAAACTCTATCCGATGTGATTAAGAGTTCTTTGAACAAACCAAAGCTTTTCATATCAGCGTCAGGTGTTGGTTATTATGGTGATGGTGGAGACGAAATTCTAACGGAAGATTCTCCGGCAGGAAATGATTTCCTTGCTGAAGTTTGTAAGGTATGGGAATCAGAAGCATCTGAAGTTGAAAGCGTTGGTGTAAGAAGAGTAAGCATAAGAACAGGAATAGTTTTATCAACAGAAGATGGTGCATTAAAAAGAATGCTGCTTCCCTTTAAACTTTTTGTTGGTGGCCCAATCGGAAATGGCAAACAATGGTTTCCGTGGATTCATATTGATGATATTGTTGGGATTTATAAGTTCGCCATAGAAAATGAAAATCTATCAGGTGCTGTCAATGCTGCTTCACCTAACATTTGCACAATGAAAGAATTTGCAAAAACACTTGGAAAAGTTTTAAATCGTCCTTCATTATTTTCGGTTCCAAAATTTGCACTTAAGTTTGCAATAGGTGAAGCTGGCGATGTTGTTTTAATGGGTCAGAGAGTTAGCGTAGATAAGCTATTAAGTTCCGGATATAAGTTTAAGTTTGAAAATCTTGAAGTGGCATTAATGGATTTATTAAAGAAGAAAAGGGCTTGA
- a CDS encoding phytoene/squalene synthase family protein yields MELYNKTSFNISKLVTKTYSTSFSLGISAFAPHYRDAIYGIYGFVRLADEIVDTFHGYDQKRLMENFRKETEEALKTGISTNPILQAFVQTVNEYKIDYHYIDAFLKSMEMDLSNSYYEHEEYNEYIYGSAEVVGLMCLKVFCGDDKELFNRLVAPARSLGSAFQKVNFLRDIKSDMEERDRIYLPGINHAHKIDDESKRNLEKDVEREFKEALEGIKKLPYGVKLGVYSAYLYYLALFRKIKRMKVKDLMKGRVRVSNPTKLALLLRGLVEVRLLKLT; encoded by the coding sequence ATGGAATTATACAATAAAACCTCATTTAATATCAGCAAGCTGGTTACCAAAACATATAGCACTTCATTCAGTTTGGGTATATCAGCATTTGCGCCACATTACCGCGACGCTATTTACGGAATTTATGGTTTCGTTCGTCTGGCTGATGAAATTGTTGATACATTTCATGGATACGATCAGAAACGACTGATGGAAAATTTCAGAAAAGAAACGGAGGAAGCTCTAAAAACAGGAATATCTACTAATCCGATTTTACAGGCATTTGTACAAACAGTTAATGAGTACAAAATTGACTATCATTACATTGATGCGTTTCTGAAAAGCATGGAAATGGATTTATCAAATTCTTATTATGAACACGAAGAATACAATGAATATATTTATGGATCTGCTGAAGTTGTTGGCTTAATGTGTCTGAAAGTTTTTTGTGGTGATGATAAAGAACTCTTTAATCGTTTAGTTGCACCTGCACGAAGTTTAGGTTCGGCTTTTCAAAAAGTTAATTTTCTCCGTGATATAAAAAGCGATATGGAAGAAAGAGATAGAATTTATTTGCCAGGAATAAATCACGCTCACAAGATTGATGACGAAAGTAAAAGAAATTTAGAAAAAGATGTTGAAAGAGAATTCAAGGAAGCTCTTGAGGGAATTAAAAAATTACCTTATGGAGTTAAGCTGGGAGTTTATTCAGCTTATCTTTATTACCTTGCATTGTTCAGAAAAATTAAACGAATGAAAGTTAAAGATTTGATGAAAGGAAGAGTACGCGTTTCTAATCCGACCAAGCTTGCTTTACTTCTGAGAGGTTTAGTTGAAGTAAGGTTACTTAAATTGACTTAA
- the crtD gene encoding 1-hydroxycarotenoid 3,4-desaturase CrtD, with amino-acid sequence MKKIAIIGAGLGGLSAAARLANAGYEVHIFEQNSYAGGKAAEFSEKGFRFDTGPSLLTMPYVIEDLFNECNENISEYLKLEKLETICRYFYNDKTVINAYSDIEKFGEEISEKTIDDDESLKEFFKYSKTIYDLTADLFLFNSPSSLKTFLNKKAFKTLVNICKIDSFRSVHKAITDFFKDNKLIQLFDRYATYNGSNPFEAPATLNIIPYVEYFPGSYLPKGGIYSITKALTKLCEKKGVNFHFNNKVDKIILKEKTAVGLKIREDSIYFDRIISNVDVNYTFQKLLDGIRSFESRRYNKLKPSLSGVVFYWAINKKFDRFETHNIIFSDDYKTEFDQLTKQRRLPDDPTIYIYISSKLNSDDAPAGKENWFVMINSPFDEGQNWENEIQNVRKRVVEKIDRILDTKIEDYILFEKILTPKDLETKTAAFRGSIYGISSDKKTSAFLRQQNKSRTVNNLYFCGGSAHPGGGIPLVILSGKIVSDIIRREDKE; translated from the coding sequence ATGAAGAAGATTGCAATCATTGGTGCCGGTTTAGGAGGATTATCAGCTGCAGCACGACTTGCAAATGCAGGATATGAAGTTCATATTTTCGAACAAAATTCTTACGCGGGTGGCAAAGCTGCAGAATTTTCCGAGAAAGGATTTAGGTTTGATACTGGTCCTTCTCTTCTAACAATGCCTTACGTAATTGAAGATCTCTTTAATGAATGTAACGAAAATATTTCTGAATATCTGAAGTTGGAAAAACTGGAAACAATTTGCAGATATTTTTACAATGACAAAACTGTAATAAATGCTTATTCAGATATCGAAAAGTTCGGAGAAGAAATTTCCGAAAAAACAATTGATGATGATGAATCTCTTAAAGAATTTTTCAAATACTCAAAAACAATTTATGATTTAACTGCTGATTTATTCCTATTCAATTCACCTTCATCATTAAAAACTTTTTTAAATAAAAAGGCATTCAAAACTTTAGTGAACATATGTAAAATTGATTCATTCAGAAGTGTTCATAAAGCCATTACAGATTTTTTCAAAGATAATAAACTTATTCAATTGTTCGACAGATATGCTACATATAATGGTTCAAATCCATTTGAAGCTCCAGCAACACTTAACATAATTCCTTATGTTGAATACTTCCCCGGAAGTTATCTGCCAAAAGGTGGGATTTATTCTATTACAAAAGCATTGACCAAACTATGTGAAAAGAAGGGAGTTAATTTTCATTTTAATAATAAAGTAGATAAGATAATATTAAAAGAAAAAACTGCTGTTGGACTAAAAATTCGTGAAGACTCAATTTATTTCGATAGAATAATTTCAAATGTGGATGTTAATTACACATTTCAAAAACTGTTGGATGGTATTAGAAGTTTCGAAAGCAGACGATATAATAAACTTAAACCATCGCTTTCAGGAGTTGTTTTTTATTGGGCAATAAACAAAAAATTTGACAGGTTTGAAACTCATAACATTATCTTTTCAGACGACTATAAAACGGAATTCGATCAGCTTACGAAACAAAGACGATTGCCTGACGATCCTACAATTTACATTTACATTTCGAGTAAGTTAAACTCTGATGATGCGCCGGCCGGAAAAGAAAATTGGTTTGTAATGATAAACTCTCCTTTCGATGAAGGTCAGAATTGGGAAAATGAAATTCAGAATGTAAGAAAGAGAGTTGTAGAAAAAATAGATAGAATTCTTGATACTAAGATTGAAGATTATATTTTGTTTGAGAAAATTTTAACACCCAAAGATCTTGAAACCAAAACAGCCGCCTTTCGTGGTAGCATTTATGGTATTTCATCTGATAAAAAAACATCGGCATTTCTTC
- a CDS encoding alpha/beta hydrolase family protein — MRMILRFFLILLLSTNLFGQENNLSGSWSGKLKLPNGIQLTVVFNINYLDEKYSATLDSPDQGIKGIPCGEVQVTNDSISIDVPAIVGSYKGKINSVAKTISGIWSQSGSSFELNLEYSKEYTGPNRPQEPKPPFPYNSEDVKFFNEKDSITLAGTFAYPKEGEKFPAVILISGSGAQNRDEEIFNHKPFLVISDFLTKNGFAVLRFDDRGFGESEGSHSLATTYDFAEDVRAAVKYLKSRKEVDKNKIGLIGHSEGAMIASIVASTDNEIAFIILMAGPGLPGDSILYLQTELIYKAEGESEEKIREKLTRLREVYSILKSDYSESEMKEKLKVKYQQQFEKMSDEEKQRFGDLNTYMEMEIRIATSPWFRTFLKFDPRPFLEKIKCPVLAINGEKDLQIPSQKNLPAIEKALKQGGNKNFLVKELPGLNHLFQTSSFGTIGEYGVIEETISPVALDTMLNWLKEILK; from the coding sequence ATGAGAATGATATTAAGGTTCTTTTTAATTTTATTGCTTTCCACGAATTTATTCGGTCAGGAAAATAATTTATCAGGCAGTTGGTCTGGTAAATTGAAATTACCAAACGGAATTCAGTTGACTGTTGTTTTCAACATTAACTATTTGGATGAAAAATATTCTGCAACATTGGATAGTCCGGATCAGGGAATTAAAGGAATTCCTTGCGGCGAAGTACAAGTAACAAATGATTCAATAAGCATTGATGTGCCGGCAATCGTTGGGAGCTATAAAGGAAAAATTAATTCTGTTGCAAAAACTATTTCGGGAATTTGGTCTCAGTCAGGCAGTTCTTTTGAATTGAATCTTGAGTATTCAAAAGAATATACCGGACCAAACAGACCTCAGGAACCAAAGCCTCCATTTCCATATAATTCAGAAGATGTGAAATTCTTTAACGAAAAAGATAGTATTACATTGGCAGGAACATTTGCTTATCCGAAAGAAGGTGAAAAATTTCCTGCAGTTATTCTGATTTCCGGTTCGGGTGCGCAGAATCGTGATGAAGAAATATTTAATCATAAACCGTTTCTGGTTATTTCAGATTTTCTAACTAAAAATGGTTTTGCTGTTTTGAGATTTGATGACAGAGGGTTTGGAGAATCAGAAGGCAGTCATTCACTCGCAACAACTTATGATTTTGCTGAAGATGTAAGAGCTGCAGTGAAATATTTGAAATCAAGAAAAGAAGTTGATAAAAATAAAATTGGATTAATTGGTCATAGTGAAGGAGCGATGATTGCTTCAATTGTCGCTTCGACAGATAATGAAATCGCTTTTATAATTTTAATGGCTGGTCCCGGTTTACCAGGCGATTCTATTCTTTATCTCCAGACAGAACTGATTTACAAAGCAGAAGGAGAAAGTGAAGAAAAAATTCGGGAGAAACTTACCAGACTAAGAGAAGTTTATTCAATTCTAAAGTCTGATTATAGTGAATCAGAGATGAAAGAAAAATTAAAAGTAAAGTATCAGCAACAATTTGAGAAAATGTCTGATGAAGAAAAACAGCGTTTTGGTGATTTGAATACTTATATGGAAATGGAGATAAGAATCGCAACAAGTCCCTGGTTCAGAACATTCCTGAAATTTGATCCAAGACCATTTCTTGAAAAGATAAAATGTCCTGTGCTTGCAATTAATGGTGAAAAAGATTTACAAATTCCTTCCCAAAAGAATCTTCCTGCTATCGAAAAGGCATTAAAGCAAGGTGGGAATAAAAATTTTCTTGTGAAAGAATTGCCCGGACTTAATCATTTATTTCAGACTTCCAGTTTTGGAACAATTGGTGAATATGGTGTTATTGAAGAAACAATTTCTCCTGTTGCTTTGGATACAATGCTTAATTGGTTGAAGGAAATATTGAAATAA
- a CDS encoding NUDIX hydrolase — translation MNFGAGIILINSNNEVLLLLRDNKPEIPYPNQWDIPGGKIEDGETPDVTIKREMFEELGLESLSGFQLFKIYKSDELTDFVFWKRINLNPDEIVLTEGQKLKYFSYDEIKKTKLAFNYNKVIEEFFEEIIKNE, via the coding sequence ATGAATTTTGGTGCCGGTATAATCTTAATCAATAGCAACAATGAAGTGTTGTTATTATTGAGAGATAATAAACCTGAAATTCCATATCCAAATCAGTGGGATATTCCCGGCGGCAAAATTGAAGATGGTGAAACTCCGGATGTTACAATCAAAAGAGAAATGTTCGAAGAGCTTGGTTTAGAATCATTGTCAGGTTTTCAGTTATTTAAAATCTATAAAAGTGATGAGCTGACAGATTTTGTCTTCTGGAAGCGCATTAATCTTAATCCTGATGAGATTGTTTTGACTGAAGGACAGAAATTAAAATATTTTAGTTATGATGAAATTAAGAAAACGAAACTTGCATTCAATTATAACAAAGTGATTGAAGAATTTTTTGAGGAGATAATTAAGAATGAGTAA
- a CDS encoding lycopene cyclase domain-containing protein, whose product MSTYLIINILIIIVPLILSFDKNISYYKKLPNLIFSILIVSTAYIIWDVFATKRGDWAFNIDHLLGIYFLGLPLEEILFFITVPYSCIFIYETVKFYTKEKTIHLSKNLFLLIAATLILFGIIFNYQHYTFTVSIYTGLFFLLSVYLNMNLLNSFHYWLTMLISFIPFLVVNYFLTSIPIVTYNDSAFFGERFITIPLEDFLYSFSMISLWILFYELANKRKR is encoded by the coding sequence ATGAGCACATATCTTATAATAAACATACTAATCATTATCGTTCCGCTGATTTTATCTTTCGATAAGAATATAAGTTATTATAAAAAACTTCCGAATTTAATTTTCTCAATTCTGATTGTCAGTACAGCTTATATCATCTGGGATGTTTTTGCAACCAAACGCGGTGACTGGGCATTTAATATTGATCATCTTTTAGGAATTTACTTTTTGGGTTTACCACTCGAGGAAATTTTATTTTTTATAACTGTTCCGTATTCCTGTATATTCATTTATGAAACTGTTAAGTTCTATACAAAGGAGAAAACTATTCATCTTAGCAAAAACTTATTTCTTTTAATAGCAGCGACTCTGATTTTATTTGGAATTATATTCAACTATCAGCATTATACATTCACAGTAAGCATTTACACCGGATTATTTTTCTTACTTTCAGTTTATCTGAATATGAATTTACTAAATTCATTTCACTATTGGCTTACAATGCTGATAAGCTTTATTCCATTCCTGGTAGTAAATTATTTTCTCACATCAATACCTATTGTAACCTACAATGATTCTGCTTTCTTTGGAGAAAGATTTATCACGATACCACTTGAAGATTTTCTTTATTCATTTTCTATGATTTCACTCTGGATATTGTTCTATGAACTAGCAAATAAAAGAAAGCGATGA